A single window of Desulfobacterales bacterium DNA harbors:
- a CDS encoding M48 family metallopeptidase produces MNQDRELDIKGIGLVLFAASSRARRINISVRGPGRVRVAVPRGVSLDRAKAVVTEQGEWIRNHLARMAEIAPRQEAMRQRLRVNDPGAAARQLTARLAELALLYGFDYEKVTIRKQKTRWGSCSASNNISLNIKLAVLPRELRDYVLLHELVHTRIHNHQPGFWQALEKIMPDARARRRRLRQYGLGLD; encoded by the coding sequence ATGAACCAGGACAGAGAACTCGACATCAAGGGCATCGGCCTGGTGCTTTTTGCGGCAAGTTCCAGGGCCCGGCGGATTAATATCTCAGTGCGCGGCCCGGGCCGGGTCCGGGTGGCAGTGCCGCGCGGGGTCTCGCTGGACCGGGCCAAGGCAGTGGTGACGGAACAAGGGGAGTGGATCCGCAACCATCTTGCCCGGATGGCGGAGATCGCCCCCAGGCAGGAGGCAATGCGGCAACGGCTCAGGGTGAATGACCCTGGAGCCGCGGCGCGACAACTGACCGCCCGGTTGGCGGAACTGGCCCTGCTGTACGGATTCGATTATGAAAAAGTCACCATCCGCAAACAGAAGACCCGCTGGGGAAGCTGTTCGGCAAGCAACAATATCAGCCTGAATATCAAGCTTGCCGTCCTGCCCCGGGAACTGCGCGATTATGTACTGCTGCACGAGTTGGTCCACACCAGGATCCATAACCATCAGCCCGGCTTCTGGCAGGCCCTGGAGAAGATCATGCCCGATGCCCGGGCCCGACGGCGCCGGCTTCGGCAGTATGGGCTCGGGCTGGATTAA
- a CDS encoding transcriptional regulator: MDTPVLERQQTVRQQIIDLLLVQEATALDISQALGIREKEVAGHLEHIAHSVQAHGRTLAVTPSRCQGCGFVFHDRRRFTRPGRCPRCRGSRLSRPCFRLC, from the coding sequence ATGGATACTCCGGTCCTGGAACGGCAACAGACCGTCCGTCAACAGATCATCGACCTGCTGCTCGTCCAGGAGGCGACCGCCCTTGATATCTCCCAGGCCCTGGGCATCCGGGAAAAGGAGGTTGCCGGACACCTGGAACACATCGCCCATTCCGTTCAAGCCCACGGCCGCACCCTGGCAGTGACCCCCAGTCGCTGCCAGGGCTGCGGCTTTGTCTTTCACGACCGGCGCCGGTTTACCCGGCCCGGCCGTTGTCCGCGATGCCGGGGCAGCCGCCTGAGCCGCCCTTGCTTCCGGCTTTGCTGA